The Blautia pseudococcoides genome segment TCCCTCCACCAGATATTTCTGGAAGCAGATGAAAAACACAATGACCGGGATCAGGGATACAAAGGACATGGCGAACATACCGCCGTAATTGCTTGCCGACTCGGGGTCCAGGAAAAGCTTGAGCCCCAAAGAAACCGTATATTTGTCCGGATCTGTCATGAAGATCAACGGTTGGAAAAAGTCCTGCCAAATCCAGTAGAAGGAAAAGATGGATGCTGTCACCACTGCCGGCGATACCATAGGAATCAAAATATGGAGTAAAGTCTGCATCTTATTGCAGCCGTCAATCTCCGCCGCCTCATCCATCTCCTTTGGAATCCCTCTGAAAAACTGCATCATCAGGAAGATAAAGAATGCTCCTCCGAAGAACCAGGGGGCGATCAGGGACGCGAGAGTGTCGATCAGTCCCAGTTTCTTGAAGATGATATACTGGGGCACCACCATTACCTGGTTGGGAATCATCATAGTGATCATGACACATATGAACCAGAACTTAGAGCCTTTAAAATGAATCCTCGAAAAGGCGTAGGCGGCCAGAAGGGAGGTGATGACACATCCCACTATACCTATCACGGTGACGGTCAGGGTATTGAAAATGAATTTTCCAAAAGATACGCCACCCACTCCATTCCACCCGGATTGATAGTTTTCCGCTATGGCCCACTTTTCCGGGATAAGTGAAAATGCATTTACGAAGATTTCACTGTTGTCTTTGAAGGAGCTGGCAATGAGCCAGAGCAGTGGGTATATCATAACGGACCCCAAAAGGACCGCCGTAAAATGGTACAGAAAAGTACCCAGTTTTTTATGTTTCTTTACCATTTCCCTATTCTCCCCCTTTCGATTCATAGTACACCCAGGCCCCCTGGGACTTGAATACAAGTCCGGCAAAGCAGGCGATGATCAGAACCAGGACCCATGCCATTGCACTGCTGTATCCCATATCAAAGTAGGTAAATGCCCTCCGGTACAAGTTCAGCACATAGAACAGCGTGCTGTCCATAGGACCGCCGTTTGTCACCACATACCCCTCGGTAAATGCCCGGAACCCGTTGATGATCTGAAGGATCAGGTTAAAGAAAATCGTAGGGCTTATCATGGGCAGTGTGATCTTGAAAAATTTGCGCAGTCCTCCGGCCCCGTCCAGACTGGCCGATTCATAGATGCTGGCAGGAACCTGTTTTAAAGCGGCCAGGAATATCAGCATGGAAGAACCAAACTGCCAGACCCCAAGAAGGACCAAGGTTCCAAGCGCTGTGTCAGGATTTCCGATGAACGATACTTTCTGGTCAATGCCTGCCAGGGCAAGCAGGGACATGGCCACACCGTTATTTCCAAAAAGCTGTTTCCACACAATGGATACCGCTATACTTCCGCCTATGATGGATGGAATGTAATACAAGGTCCTGTAAATCCCCCCGCCTCTCCTCTTGGCATTCAAAAGCATGGCAACCAGCAGGGCAAATGCCAGCCGGCAGGGAACCAGTATCAGTACATATACAAAAGTCACCTTTAATGCCTGCCAGAAGTCAGGGTCATCTGTGAACATCCTCACATAGTTCTGGATTCCAATAAAGTTTGGTTCACTTAAAAGATTATAATCTGTAAAAGAATAATATAAAGAAATGCACATGGGAATCAGGAACATGACAAAAAATCCAATCAGCCATGGAGAGATCAGGCAGTATCCCAGCACATTCGCACTTTTCTTTTTATGTCTCATGTAATTCTCCTTTTTCTTTGGACAGGGGCGGGACGTATACCCTCCCCTGTTTTTCCATCCCTTAATTTTTATTCTTTGCCAGTATCTTGTTTACCTGCTCTCTGAAAGAAGCTGCAGCTTCCTCAGATGTCATCTGTCCATAAAATACACGATTCATCACATCCTGGAACACTTTATTGATCTCCGATGTACCTTCCGGGTCGGGAGGCGGGCATTCCCCTGATACAGAGGCCGCCACGTCGTAATAATCGAACATCTCTTTTTCCTTCTGGTCAATGTTTCCGATGGTTCCTTCTTTTAGGGCATCACGTACTTTTGAGGAGGCGGGAATCCCTCTGTCTGTTCCGGTTTTTCCGCCGGCCTCCTCGCTGTTCAGGAACCAGTTTACAAATTCGGCTGCTGCCTTCTGCTTTTCATCAGAGGAGGATGCAGAAATCGAAAAATACATACCAGGTTTTAACCAGAGGGCCTTTGTGCCCTCGTCATTCATCGGCGGTGTGATCAATCCGATTTTATCGTTGACTGTCTTCACCATGTTGGCGATCGTATTGGAACCAAATACCAGGGCAGCCTCATTCTTTGGCACAAGTCTTGCCTCCTCAGGATTGGCACTGCTCTGGGTCCATTCGTCCGGGGTCACCATTGCACCTGCATCTACTAAATCCTTATGGAGATCCATAAAATCAACGAGTATCTGGTCATCCTCATATCCAAGCGCAGTGTTGTCTTCACGGAACAACACCTCACCGTGCTGGCGGACCCAGTAATTAAAGATAAGGCAGTCCCCATAGTTGTTGGCAAGACCCGTTTTTCCC includes the following:
- a CDS encoding carbohydrate ABC transporter permease codes for the protein MVKKHKKLGTFLYHFTAVLLGSVMIYPLLWLIASSFKDNSEIFVNAFSLIPEKWAIAENYQSGWNGVGGVSFGKFIFNTLTVTVIGIVGCVITSLLAAYAFSRIHFKGSKFWFICVMITMMIPNQVMVVPQYIIFKKLGLIDTLASLIAPWFFGGAFFIFLMMQFFRGIPKEMDEAAEIDGCNKMQTLLHILIPMVSPAVVTASIFSFYWIWQDFFQPLIFMTDPDKYTVSLGLKLFLDPESASNYGGMFAMSFVSLIPVIVFFICFQKYLVEGMATSGLKG
- a CDS encoding carbohydrate ABC transporter permease; translation: MRHKKKSANVLGYCLISPWLIGFFVMFLIPMCISLYYSFTDYNLLSEPNFIGIQNYVRMFTDDPDFWQALKVTFVYVLILVPCRLAFALLVAMLLNAKRRGGGIYRTLYYIPSIIGGSIAVSIVWKQLFGNNGVAMSLLALAGIDQKVSFIGNPDTALGTLVLLGVWQFGSSMLIFLAALKQVPASIYESASLDGAGGLRKFFKITLPMISPTIFFNLILQIINGFRAFTEGYVVTNGGPMDSTLFYVLNLYRRAFTYFDMGYSSAMAWVLVLIIACFAGLVFKSQGAWVYYESKGGE
- a CDS encoding ABC transporter substrate-binding protein, with translation MNRKKIALFLTMTVLGTTVLSGCGATGESKETSKKEETGDGRINLSIAWWGNETRHEYTQELLDAYTEEHPNVTFTASPTSWDGYWEKLATQTAGGSCPDIVQMDYSYIITYAQNKTLADLQKFVDDGTIDVSSVEESLVKSGNIGGTLAGIPLSTSMATIGYNPDVLKEAGLEVPDADWTWEDFSNICKTVKEKTGKTGLANNYGDCLIFNYWVRQHGEVLFREDNTALGYEDDQILVDFMDLHKDLVDAGAMVTPDEWTQSSANPEEARLVPKNEAALVFGSNTIANMVKTVNDKIGLITPPMNDEGTKALWLKPGMYFSISASSSDEKQKAAAEFVNWFLNSEEAGGKTGTDRGIPASSKVRDALKEGTIGNIDQKEKEMFDYYDVAASVSGECPPPDPEGTSEINKVFQDVMNRVFYGQMTSEEAAASFREQVNKILAKNKN